The Aythya fuligula isolate bAytFul2 chromosome 7, bAytFul2.pri, whole genome shotgun sequence genome has a window encoding:
- the MINPP1 gene encoding multiple inositol polyphosphate phosphatase 1, with product MAPRRAAACLLPLLVAAAASAGLGGYFGTKSRYEEVNPHLAEDPLSLGPVAAGARLPAACAPLQLRALLRHGTRYPTAGQIRRLAELHGRLRRRPAAACPAAAALAAWQMWYEESLDGRLAPQGRRDMEHLARRLAARFPALFAARRRLALASSSKHRCLQSGAAFRRGLGPSLSLGGDESEIEVNDALMRFFDHCDKFIALVEENDTAMHQVNAFKEGPEMRKVLEKVASALCLPVEELNADLVQVAFLTCSYELAIKNVTSPWCSLFSEEDAKVLEYLNDLKQYWKRGYGYDINSRSSCILFQDIFQQLDKAVEESRSSKPISSPLIVQVGHAETLQPLLALMGFFKDDEPLRANNYIRQAHRKFRTGQIVPYAANLVFVLYHCDQVKISKEEYQVQMLLNEKLMLFHHSNETISTYADFKDYYKDILQNCHFKEVCELPKVNITAIDEL from the exons ATGGCGCCGCGCCGCGCTGCCGCCTGCCTCCTGCCGCTGCTGGTGGCCGCGGCGGCGAGCGCGGGGCTGGGCGGCTACTTCGGCACCAAGTCCCGCTACGAGGAGGTGAACCCGCACCTGGCAGAGGACCCGCTGTCCCTGGGGCCCGTCGCCGCCGGGGCGCGGCTGCCCGCCGCCTGCGCCCCGCTGCAGCTGCGCGCCCTGCTCCGCCACGGCACCCGCTACCCGACGGCCGGGCAGATCCGCCGCCTGGCCGAGCTGCACggccgcctccgccgccgcccggccgccgcttgccccgccgccgccgccctggCCGCCTGGCAGATGTGGTACGAGGAGAGCCTCGACGGGCGGCTAGCGCCGCAGGGCCGCCGCGACATGGAGCACCTGGCCCGCCGTCTGGCCGCCCGCTTCCCCGCGCTCttcgccgcccgccgccgcctggCGCTGGCCAGCAGCTCCAAGCACCGCTGCCTGCAGAGCGGCGCCGCCTTCCGCCGCGGCCTCGGGCCGTCCCTCAGCCTAGGCGGCGACG AGTCGGAGATCGAGGTGAACGATGCCTTGATGAGGTTTTTCGATCACTGCGACAAGTTCATCGCCTTGGTGGAGGAGAACGATACGGCAATGCACCAAGTGAATGCCTTCAAAGAGGGGCCTGAGATGAGGAAGGTTTTGGAAAAGGTAGCAAGTGCCTTGTGTTTGCCAGTGGAGGAGTTAAACGCAG ATCTTGTTCAAGTGGCTTTTCTCACCTGCTCATATGAGTTGGCCATAAAAAATGTGACCTCCCCATGGTGTTCGCTCTTCAGTGAAGAGGATGCCAAG GTACTGGAATACTTGAATGACCTGAAGCAATACTGGAAGAGAGGATATGGCTATGACATCAATAGTCGCTCCAGCTGCATTTTATTCCAAGATATCTTCCAGCAGTTGGACAAAGCGGTGGAAGAGAGCAGaag ttCAAAACCCATTTCTTCACCTTTGATTGTACAAGTTGGTCATGCAGAGACCCTTCAACCACTGCTTGCTCTTATGGGTTTCTTCAAAGATGACGAGCCTCTCAGGGCAAACAATTACATCAGGCAAGCACATCGGAAATTTCGCACTGGCCAGATTGTGCCTTATGCAGCCAACCTGGTGTTTGTGCTTTACCATTGTGATCAAGTGAAAATCTCTAAAGAGGAGTATCAAGTGCAGATGTTGTTGAATGAAAAGCTGATGCTGTTTCATCACTCAAATGAAACCATCTCTACTTATGCAGACTTCAAGGACTATTACAAGGACATCCTTCAAAACTGTCACTTCAAAGAAGTGTGTGAGTTGCCAAAGGTTAATATTACTGCCATTGACGAACTTTGA